The DNA segment CGCGATATCATTGAGTCGTTTTTCCAGGTGCTCGCGCAGATTGCGGGCGTCCTTGCGCAGGCGGCGCAGCAGCGGCGAGGCGCTGCTGCGCACGTCGTTGTTCTCGTCGAAAGTGCGGCTGATTTCGGCGTGCAGCTGCTCGAAGCCCTCGAGGCGGCCGGCGAGCGCACAGAGCGAGGGCAGGGAATCCTCGCGGCGCAGGATATAGCTCCGCACTGACTGGGCGCCGTCGAACAGGCGGCTGAACGCGACTATCTCATCGGCCTCGAGCACGACTCCGGTCTTGGCCAGCCGTGCGATCTGTTCCGCCAACACCGGGATCTCAGGCGGCGAGAAGGTTGCGTCTCCGGAGGTGATCGAGCACATCTCGGCCAGACGGTCGAGTTCAGCGGCCAGCTCTTCCTCCCGGTCGGTCGGCTCCAGGGCCATAACCATGCGGCGCCCAAGCACGCTGACCGCCTGAGCGGCAATCGACTCCAGCACCCGCTCGAATTCGAGCATATCCTTTACTCGCTGTGAAACTACCATCCTCTGTTTTTCTCCGGGTTCTAGAGCCGTTGATACGGCCGAAATAAAAAAAGCCCCTAACAAAAGTATGTTAAGAGCTAATCTATCAGGACAGTCTGAACAGATCCGTACATTCGTGTATCCCGGACCCTGCTCCCGGCAGCAGTACTACCTGCGGGTCATGTCCTTTCTCATTTTTCTTTTGGCGGAGTTCAGTTTACGCTTGCGTTTTTCGCTGGGCTTCTCAAAGTGACGGTGCTTTCGCAGGTCGGAGAGAATTCCTGCTTTTTCGCATTTTTTCTTGAACCTCTTTAACGCCTTTTCAAAATTATCACCTTCATCGATATACACCTCAGGCACGCAGATACCTCCCCGCCATAGGGTTTAACAAAATATTAAGGGCCAAAGTGAATTCAAAATACTATTATGAGCCACAAAAGTCAAGTACTGTCAATAAATTATACGTCTCATTCGAACAGCTTGTCGATTTCGTCCTGGCTGATACTCACGTCGCCGTCATCGTCTTCCTTTTTTTTCCCGGACGAGGGTTTTTCCTCTTTCACTTTTTTATCAGTTTTGCCTGCCGCCGGTTCCTCCGCGGCTGCTTCTTTCTCCACAACCTCAGCCTCTTCCGCCGCTTCTTCCGGCTCAGCTTCTTCTTCCCCTGCCGCCGGTTCCTCCGCGGCTGCTTCTTCCTCCACAGCCTCAGCCTCTTCCGCCGCCTCTTCCGGCTC comes from the Candidatus Glassbacteria bacterium genome and includes:
- the rpsU gene encoding 30S ribosomal protein S21, with amino-acid sequence MPEVYIDEGDNFEKALKRFKKKCEKAGILSDLRKHRHFEKPSEKRKRKLNSAKRKMRKDMTRR